A region of Sulfurovum sp. DNA encodes the following proteins:
- a CDS encoding D-alanine--D-alanine ligase, which translates to MNIAILFGGSSFEHEISIVSAITMKKVLKKSKITYIFIDSNREFWLVDTEKLNAKLFSSGEYKKGKQLTLKKSGFFTEGIFGNKKVSFDVVLNLIHGRDGEDGKIASLMTFFDIPFVSPGLEASLLSYNKLYTKFLAESLGVKTVTYEHISKHDVRKVSMKYPVIVKPVRLGSSIGVSIVKNETELDYALDVAFEFDTDVIIEPFIEGVKEYNQAGCLTNDWELSIVEEPHKEEFLDFEKKYMDFSRDSQVLEANIPDDLKERIRNIFKKVYDPLFRGSIIRCDFFVVDNEVLLNEINPIPGSMANYLFEDFEGMLERLLRYLPKEQKVKIDYQYIHSIQQAKGKA; encoded by the coding sequence ATGAACATAGCCATTTTATTCGGTGGATCTAGTTTTGAACATGAGATTAGTATTGTCTCTGCCATTACAATGAAAAAGGTACTTAAAAAGAGTAAGATTACCTACATCTTTATTGACTCCAATCGAGAGTTTTGGTTAGTGGATACAGAAAAGCTTAATGCTAAACTCTTCTCTTCAGGTGAGTATAAAAAAGGCAAACAACTCACACTAAAAAAGAGTGGTTTTTTTACTGAAGGCATATTTGGCAATAAGAAAGTATCTTTTGATGTGGTACTTAATCTCATACACGGGCGTGATGGAGAAGATGGTAAGATTGCTTCATTAATGACCTTTTTTGATATACCGTTCGTCTCTCCAGGGCTTGAAGCTTCCTTGCTCTCTTACAATAAGCTCTACACCAAGTTCCTTGCAGAGAGCTTGGGGGTTAAAACAGTTACTTACGAACATATCTCTAAGCATGATGTACGTAAGGTTAGCATGAAATACCCTGTGATTGTCAAACCGGTACGTCTTGGATCAAGTATTGGTGTAAGCATTGTTAAAAATGAGACAGAACTTGATTATGCGCTTGATGTTGCTTTTGAATTTGATACAGATGTCATTATTGAACCATTTATAGAAGGGGTTAAAGAATATAATCAAGCAGGCTGTCTGACTAATGATTGGGAGCTTTCTATTGTTGAAGAACCACACAAAGAAGAGTTTCTTGATTTTGAAAAGAAATATATGGACTTTTCTCGTGATTCACAGGTTTTAGAAGCCAATATTCCTGATGACCTAAAAGAGAGGATTCGCAATATATTTAAAAAAGTCTATGATCCACTTTTTAGAGGAAGTATTATTCGTTGTGATTTTTTTGTTGTTGATAATGAAGTATTACTTAATGAGATAAACCCAATCCCAGGATCGATGGCAAACTATCTATTTGAAGATTTTGAAGGGATGCTAGAACGTCTGCTAAGGTATCTTCCCAAAGAGCAGAAGGTTAAAATAGATTACCAGTATATCCACTCCATACAGCAAGCAAAAGGGAAGGCATAA
- a CDS encoding DUF507 family protein, whose protein sequence is MRLKPQQTRYIATKIGIDLANAPFVTLPKGREIVVETAKCIIDKNLAKEHTLDEQVKKILDENYDEIEFQHADERQLFFMIKKKMAPEYDVIMNYDDRYNDLAHLILDELYENYIAEYTVSDNQVKNVIFKSFKAFADAFDEIDDIVYSKIKNMEKEVIPGSQDFELLYERLYQEELTKRGML, encoded by the coding sequence ATGAGATTAAAACCACAACAGACACGATATATAGCAACAAAGATAGGGATTGACCTTGCAAATGCTCCTTTTGTTACACTACCAAAAGGGCGTGAAATAGTTGTAGAGACGGCTAAATGCATTATTGATAAAAACCTTGCCAAGGAGCATACACTTGATGAACAAGTTAAGAAGATACTTGATGAAAATTATGATGAGATTGAGTTTCAACATGCTGATGAGCGTCAACTCTTCTTCATGATTAAAAAGAAGATGGCACCAGAATATGATGTAATCATGAACTATGATGATCGCTATAATGATTTGGCACATCTAATCCTTGATGAACTTTATGAAAATTATATTGCAGAATATACTGTAAGTGATAATCAGGTCAAGAATGTTATCTTTAAATCTTTTAAGGCTTTTGCCGATGCATTTGATGAGATCGATGATATTGTCTACAGTAAGATTAAAAATATGGAGAAAGAGGTAATTCCAGGTTCTCAGGATTTTGAACTACTCTATGAACGACTCTATCAAGAAGAGCTTACAAAGAGAGGAATGTTGTAG
- a CDS encoding FixH family protein gives MAKKTKDISYWPHMILGFLIVGITLSYWTVKSASSIPVQEPNEYMMEYQQADIHINDILRCKANFDRQFTIEIIDAPKTILELENAKRAKEEEVIVLKNGINHFSYRVSTKSGTPLTDANITFLLTRPHTNRDNVMIENVSNSNGVYAVDGVSVNKTGRYILQLKAIVNKDTIGYLEIPAYLK, from the coding sequence ATGGCAAAGAAAACTAAAGATATCTCTTATTGGCCTCATATGATTCTTGGATTTCTGATTGTTGGAATTACTTTAAGTTATTGGACAGTTAAATCTGCCTCCTCTATACCTGTGCAGGAGCCTAATGAGTATATGATGGAGTACCAACAAGCAGATATACATATCAATGACATCCTAAGATGTAAAGCCAATTTTGACAGACAGTTCACGATTGAAATTATAGATGCTCCTAAGACTATTCTTGAATTAGAAAATGCCAAGCGTGCGAAAGAAGAAGAGGTTATTGTACTTAAAAATGGTATAAATCATTTCTCCTATCGCGTGAGCACCAAGTCGGGCACACCATTGACAGATGCCAATATCACTTTTTTATTGACACGTCCCCATACAAACAGAGATAATGTCATGATTGAGAATGTATCGAATTCAAACGGTGTCTACGCAGTTGATGGTGTTAGCGTGAACAAGACAGGACGTTATATTTTGCAACTAAAGGCCATAGTTAACAAGGATACCATAGGGTATCTGGAGATACCAGCCTACTTGAAGTAA
- a CDS encoding DUF4006 family protein, with protein sequence MAENTNRSVFGLNGVTGMLIATVLLLSILVFLTVWGLGVQQKSAKNAYNPAPITGSLDNVKMISKDNAQFAFKNVK encoded by the coding sequence ATGGCAGAAAATACTAACAGATCCGTTTTTGGACTCAATGGCGTAACAGGTATGCTTATCGCAACTGTTCTGTTGCTTTCCATTCTGGTATTCCTTACAGTATGGGGACTTGGTGTTCAGCAAAAGTCTGCAAAGAATGCTTATAATCCAGCACCTATTACAGGTAGTCTAGATAACGTAAAAATGATTAGCAAAGACAATGCACAGTTTGCATTTAAAAATGTAAAATAA
- the ccoO gene encoding cytochrome-c oxidase, cbb3-type subunit II encodes MFHWLEKNPFFFAVGVFLTIAFAGIIEILPNFAEASRPVAGLRPYTVLELAGKEIYKKDNCIACHSQLIRPFKAETDRYGQYSLSGEYAYDRPFQWGSKRTGPDLHRVGNYRTTDWHENHMWEPTSVVPGSIMPAYKHMFTNKADIETAYAEAVTVKNVFNTPYGDDIQPGQKAFEAYKSKVLNEAKKIAADMKNKDVKDAVSKGKIPEIVALIAYLNSLGESRYAAAK; translated from the coding sequence ATGTTTCATTGGTTAGAGAAAAATCCATTCTTCTTTGCAGTAGGAGTATTTTTAACTATCGCGTTCGCAGGTATCATTGAGATTCTGCCTAACTTTGCGGAAGCATCGCGTCCGGTAGCAGGTCTTAGACCATATACTGTACTTGAACTTGCGGGAAAAGAAATTTACAAAAAAGACAACTGTATTGCATGCCATTCGCAGCTGATTCGTCCATTTAAAGCGGAAACAGACAGATATGGTCAATATTCTCTCTCTGGAGAGTACGCATACGACAGACCTTTCCAATGGGGGTCTAAAAGAACAGGTCCGGACCTTCACCGTGTAGGCAACTACAGAACCACCGACTGGCACGAGAACCACATGTGGGAGCCAACATCTGTTGTACCAGGTTCCATTATGCCTGCTTATAAGCATATGTTTACAAACAAAGCGGACATAGAGACAGCCTATGCTGAAGCAGTTACGGTTAAAAATGTCTTCAATACACCATATGGTGATGATATTCAACCAGGTCAAAAAGCATTTGAAGCCTATAAGTCGAAAGTACTTAATGAGGCAAAGAAGATTGCAGCTGATATGAAGAACAAGGATGTTAAAGATGCGGTTTCCAAAGGAAAGATTCCTGAAATTGTAGCACTTATTGCATATTTGAATAGTCTGGGAGAAAGCCGTTACGCGGCAGCTAAATAA
- a CDS encoding heme-binding domain-containing protein, which translates to MWKKYFFYGLEVHLLLQTIQIDIPEPPKEIDPKDEIRAPKEIMHMLKTSCYNCHSYKTKMPWYGYISPISLEVKSHVKEGRKAVNFQEWNRYDENKKQKVYKGIVKTINFRMPIPMYLIIHEDARLTKSQRDAIKIWAKDHILKENH; encoded by the coding sequence ATGTGGAAAAAATACTTCTTTTATGGGCTGGAGGTACATTTGCTACTTCAAACGATACAGATAGACATTCCAGAGCCTCCCAAGGAGATTGATCCTAAAGATGAGATTAGGGCACCCAAAGAGATTATGCATATGCTCAAAACCTCCTGTTACAATTGCCACTCCTATAAGACAAAGATGCCGTGGTATGGGTATATCTCTCCTATCTCACTTGAAGTAAAGAGCCATGTTAAAGAGGGACGAAAAGCGGTTAATTTTCAAGAGTGGAATAGGTATGATGAAAATAAAAAACAGAAAGTTTATAAGGGAATTGTTAAGACAATCAATTTTCGTATGCCGATACCAATGTATCTAATCATACATGAAGATGCAAGGTTGACTAAATCTCAACGTGATGCTATAAAAATATGGGCAAAAGATCATATACTCAAAGAGAATCACTGA
- a CDS encoding cytochrome c oxidase, cbb3-type, CcoQ subunit: MGLRELQGYASFFMTIFLVVMLYGYIVYLYRSEKKGKKDYEKLGKIALDDEIDSTPINTSDPLPEEQKE, translated from the coding sequence ATGGGACTTAGAGAATTACAAGGCTATGCCAGTTTCTTTATGACCATATTCTTGGTGGTGATGTTGTATGGGTACATTGTTTACTTGTACAGGAGTGAAAAAAAAGGGAAGAAGGATTACGAGAAGCTAGGGAAGATCGCTCTTGATGACGAGATCGATTCTACTCCTATCAATACAAGTGATCCTCTACCTGAAGAACAAAAGGAGTAG
- a CDS encoding ATP phosphoribosyltransferase regulatory subunit produces the protein MIFEHEIPSGSKLYFGKSAKIKREIEFISAEILENLGFEEIVTPFFSYHQHESFEDKKPLVRLNDEQNHEVTLRADSTADVVRIVTKRLGRSTTSKKWFYIQPTVSFPTKEQYQIGVEVIDGSFEEIVRTSTVLLKEIGALPVMQVANICIPHLLNEKYGISLEALKAMHLEKILNSGLPWIEQLIQINTVEDLEDLSIFPDDICIELEKIKMAIQMVEYENMIISPLFYAKMRYYDSLTFRMFEGNTLLAMGGTYTIDDIEAAGFALYTDECIVSKINKGKK, from the coding sequence ATGATATTCGAACATGAAATCCCCAGTGGGTCAAAACTCTATTTTGGAAAAAGTGCCAAAATTAAGCGTGAGATTGAGTTTATTTCGGCAGAAATACTGGAAAATCTTGGTTTTGAGGAGATTGTAACACCATTTTTCTCCTATCACCAACATGAGAGCTTTGAAGACAAAAAGCCATTAGTAAGACTCAATGATGAGCAGAATCATGAAGTAACGCTCCGTGCAGATTCAACAGCAGATGTAGTACGTATTGTTACTAAAAGATTGGGACGCTCTACCACTTCAAAAAAATGGTTTTATATTCAGCCAACAGTATCCTTCCCAACAAAAGAACAGTATCAGATTGGTGTAGAGGTAATTGATGGTAGTTTTGAGGAGATTGTACGTACTTCCACTGTACTTTTGAAGGAGATTGGTGCTTTACCGGTTATGCAGGTAGCAAATATTTGTATCCCACATCTACTTAATGAAAAATATGGTATATCGCTTGAGGCACTAAAAGCAATGCACCTTGAGAAAATACTTAATAGTGGTTTACCATGGATAGAGCAATTGATACAGATTAATACTGTAGAAGATCTTGAAGATCTCTCTATTTTTCCTGATGATATTTGTATAGAGCTAGAAAAGATTAAAATGGCCATACAGATGGTGGAGTATGAAAATATGATTATCTCTCCACTTTTTTATGCAAAGATGCGGTACTATGATTCACTGACTTTTCGTATGTTTGAGGGAAATACACTTCTTGCGATGGGCGGTACTTATACAATTGATGATATAGAAGCAGCAGGTTTTGCACTTTATACTGATGAGTGTATTGTAAGCAAAATAAACAAGGGTAAAAAATAG
- the carA gene encoding glutamine-hydrolyzing carbamoyl-phosphate synthase small subunit: MNKVSLYFENGLFMEAKGFGAEGTAVGEIVFNTSLTGYQEIVTDPSYAGQFITFTMPEIGNVGCNMQDMESKGAHCKGIIVRSYQSRPSNFRSEETLATLLKRENVLGITDIDTRFLTKVLRSEGAMMMVASTEVHDEAILKKILETSPRIEEINYIEQVSTKEPYIHMEARYNIGTFEYGKPETSKKIIALDFGIKRNILNELTHAGMEVLVVPNDISVQEIIEKFEAKEIDGVFLSNGPGDPLILKAEQEKIKQLIVAKIPMFGICLGHQLLSISHGYNTYKLKFGHHGGNHPVKNQVSGMVEITAQNHNYNVPDNITEVAEVTHINLFDNTIEGLRYKKVPAMSVQHHPEASPGPHESAYIFSEFRKMLD; this comes from the coding sequence ATGAATAAAGTGAGCTTATATTTTGAAAATGGTCTTTTTATGGAGGCAAAGGGTTTTGGGGCAGAGGGAACAGCAGTTGGTGAGATTGTATTTAACACCTCTTTAACTGGATATCAAGAGATTGTGACTGACCCTAGCTATGCGGGACAGTTTATTACCTTTACAATGCCTGAAATTGGTAATGTTGGATGTAATATGCAGGATATGGAGAGCAAGGGAGCACACTGTAAAGGAATTATTGTGCGTTCCTATCAGTCACGCCCCTCCAACTTCCGTTCCGAGGAGACACTTGCAACACTACTTAAGAGAGAGAATGTATTGGGCATTACCGATATAGACACACGTTTTTTAACCAAGGTTCTTCGTAGTGAAGGGGCAATGATGATGGTTGCCTCTACCGAAGTACACGATGAGGCAATACTTAAGAAGATTCTTGAGACCTCACCACGTATTGAGGAGATTAACTACATTGAGCAGGTGAGCACCAAAGAGCCGTATATACATATGGAAGCACGTTACAATATAGGAACTTTTGAGTACGGTAAACCAGAGACAAGTAAAAAAATTATTGCACTCGATTTTGGTATTAAGCGAAATATACTCAATGAACTGACCCATGCAGGCATGGAAGTATTAGTTGTTCCTAATGATATATCGGTTCAAGAGATTATTGAAAAGTTTGAAGCAAAAGAGATAGATGGTGTATTTCTCTCCAATGGACCAGGTGATCCTCTAATCCTTAAAGCAGAGCAAGAGAAGATTAAGCAGCTTATTGTAGCCAAAATACCAATGTTTGGTATTTGTCTTGGACATCAACTACTCTCTATCTCTCATGGCTACAATACATATAAGCTCAAATTTGGACACCATGGTGGAAACCATCCAGTTAAGAATCAAGTAAGTGGTATGGTTGAGATTACAGCACAAAATCATAACTATAATGTACCTGATAACATCACTGAAGTAGCAGAGGTAACTCACATCAACCTTTTTGATAATACAATTGAGGGACTAAGGTACAAAAAGGTACCAGCTATGTCTGTGCAGCACCACCCCGAAGCAAGCCCTGGTCCCCATGAGAGTGCCTACATTTTCTCTGAATTTAGAAAGATGCTAGATTGA
- a CDS encoding c-type cytochrome, which produces MNALIAKALAFAAVLIIVTIVVVKQMNIDLSDPINLLTMIGAIAIAVLSAGVSAKYIAQMKTDKAEGELAEENWDGIGEYKNELPAGWAYSFLGTLIWALWYWQWGYPVNAYSQIGEWNKEVKTYNKKFEEVHKNPDKATLKEMGESIFLVKCAPCHGTTGDGLSGKAQDFGARMSKEQILHVINNGQNQLGYPMGAMPAGMATGKDAEEIATYIAGGMKGSQPASFAACASCHGADGKGNNGMAPNLAGYDLTLVQHVLEHGKKGMLGKMPSFKTTTTPVQEKALAEFLQSLNN; this is translated from the coding sequence ATGAATGCATTAATAGCAAAAGCATTGGCATTTGCAGCGGTACTGATTATTGTAACGATCGTAGTCGTCAAGCAGATGAACATTGACCTAAGTGACCCGATCAACCTGCTTACAATGATCGGTGCGATCGCGATCGCAGTACTGTCAGCAGGTGTCTCGGCAAAATATATTGCCCAGATGAAGACAGATAAAGCTGAAGGTGAACTTGCTGAAGAAAATTGGGATGGTATTGGTGAATACAAGAATGAACTGCCTGCAGGTTGGGCTTACTCATTTCTTGGCACACTGATTTGGGCACTTTGGTATTGGCAGTGGGGGTATCCTGTCAATGCCTATAGTCAGATTGGTGAGTGGAATAAAGAGGTGAAGACTTACAATAAGAAGTTTGAAGAGGTTCATAAAAATCCAGATAAAGCCACACTTAAAGAGATGGGTGAGTCTATCTTTCTTGTAAAGTGTGCGCCATGTCATGGAACTACAGGTGATGGTCTTTCAGGTAAAGCACAAGATTTTGGTGCAAGAATGAGTAAAGAACAGATTCTTCATGTGATTAATAATGGACAGAATCAACTTGGTTATCCAATGGGTGCAATGCCTGCAGGTATGGCAACTGGAAAAGATGCGGAAGAGATTGCAACATATATTGCTGGTGGCATGAAAGGTAGCCAGCCTGCATCATTTGCGGCATGTGCCTCTTGTCACGGTGCAGATGGTAAAGGAAATAATGGTATGGCACCAAACCTTGCTGGATATGATCTGACATTGGTGCAGCATGTACTTGAACATGGTAAAAAAGGAATGCTTGGTAAAATGCCATCATTTAAGACAACCACTACGCCAGTTCAAGAGAAAGCATTGGCTGAATTTCTTCAGTCTTTGAATAATTAA
- a CDS encoding adenylosuccinate synthase — MSKADLIVGLQWGDEGKGKIVDHMAQTYDYVCRFAGGHNAGHTIVIGDKKYALHLIPSGVLNPNAKNIVGNGVVLSPKDFVKEMEQFDNLEGRLFLSDKAHVLLPYHAQIDQAKECLKGDKAIGTTGKGIGPAYGDKVARVGYRLGELLDPEKLATKIMAFFTANKPIFDTIGIEAPIELELLEELQGYKKVLLPYICDTTQLIWETLDAGKKVLLEGAQGTMLDIDHGTYPYVTSSTTVSAGSCSGLGLNPKDIGKITGIAKAYCTRVGNGPFPSEDFESEGDRLRENGHEFGTTTGRPRRCGWFDAVAMRHAVRVNGVDQVALMKLDVLDGFCEIKVCVAYMFRGKEINYVPYDLEDVKPVYKTFPGWEKTEGVRIFDELPETAKSYILALEEMIGTKIGIISTSPEREDTIIR, encoded by the coding sequence ATGAGTAAAGCAGATCTGATTGTAGGACTCCAGTGGGGTGATGAAGGTAAAGGAAAGATTGTAGATCATATGGCACAGACATATGACTATGTGTGTCGTTTTGCCGGTGGACACAATGCAGGACATACAATTGTCATTGGTGACAAGAAATATGCACTGCATCTGATTCCCTCCGGTGTGCTTAACCCAAATGCAAAAAATATTGTTGGTAATGGTGTGGTACTTTCTCCGAAAGATTTTGTCAAAGAGATGGAGCAGTTTGATAACCTTGAGGGTAGACTTTTTCTTTCTGATAAAGCTCATGTATTGCTGCCATATCATGCTCAAATTGATCAGGCAAAAGAATGTCTTAAGGGTGACAAAGCTATTGGAACAACAGGAAAGGGTATTGGTCCTGCTTATGGGGATAAGGTTGCACGTGTTGGTTACCGTTTGGGAGAATTACTAGATCCGGAGAAGCTTGCAACAAAGATTATGGCATTTTTTACTGCCAATAAACCAATTTTTGACACCATAGGTATTGAAGCACCAATTGAATTGGAACTTTTAGAAGAACTTCAAGGCTATAAAAAGGTACTTTTGCCTTATATCTGTGATACGACACAATTAATATGGGAGACACTTGATGCAGGAAAAAAAGTACTACTTGAAGGAGCACAAGGAACCATGCTTGATATTGATCATGGAACCTACCCTTATGTAACCTCTTCTACAACAGTAAGTGCAGGATCGTGTTCAGGGCTGGGTCTTAACCCTAAGGATATTGGAAAAATTACTGGGATTGCTAAGGCTTATTGTACCCGTGTAGGAAATGGTCCTTTTCCAAGCGAAGACTTTGAATCAGAAGGTGATAGGCTTAGAGAAAATGGACATGAGTTTGGCACAACCACAGGTCGCCCTAGACGTTGTGGTTGGTTTGATGCGGTTGCAATGCGACATGCTGTACGCGTTAATGGTGTTGACCAGGTGGCATTAATGAAGCTTGATGTTCTTGATGGTTTTTGTGAGATTAAAGTCTGTGTTGCTTATATGTTTAGAGGAAAAGAGATTAACTATGTGCCATATGATTTGGAAGATGTTAAGCCAGTATATAAAACTTTTCCTGGATGGGAGAAGACGGAGGGTGTCAGAATATTTGATGAGTTGCCTGAGACAGCAAAATCATATATTCTAGCACTTGAAGAGATGATTGGTACAAAGATAGGAATCATCTCTACATCTCCTGAACGAGAAGATACTATAATTAGATAA
- the ccoN gene encoding cytochrome-c oxidase, cbb3-type subunit I, giving the protein MQSNAALEYDYSIAKLFTFTTILFGFLGMVIGTLIASQLAFPELNYLLGEYGTFSRLRPLHTNIVIYGFTLSGVWATFYYSAQRVLKVSMAESKFVMFIGKFHFYLYFVGALIAVITLLMGITQAKEYAQFEWPIDIVIVLIWVLWGVAMFGLIGIRREKALYISMWYYIACFLGIAMLYLFNNMAVPTYFASGGVGSIMHSVSMYSGTNDALVQWWFGHNAVAFGFTVPIVAMIYYFLPKESGQAVYSYKLSLLSFWGLMFVYLWAGSHHLLWSTVPDWMQTMGSIFSVVLILPSWGSAINMLLTMKGEWNQLTENPLIKFMVLASTFYMLSTLEGPIQAIKSVNAIAHFTDWIPGHVHDGVLGWVVFMIMAALFHMAPRMFKREIYSRKLMEAQFWLQTTAVVLYFTSMWIAGITQGMMWRAVDEYGNLMYSFIDTVTVLHPYYAIRALSGVMYLIGFVMFAYNMIKTMTSSRELSEEPQFRSPMA; this is encoded by the coding sequence ATGCAGTCAAACGCAGCATTAGAATACGATTATTCCATAGCAAAATTGTTTACATTTACAACAATTTTGTTTGGATTCTTAGGTATGGTGATTGGTACGCTTATTGCGTCACAACTAGCCTTTCCAGAATTGAACTACTTACTTGGTGAGTATGGAACATTCTCAAGGCTAAGACCACTTCACACAAATATTGTGATTTATGGGTTTACTTTGAGTGGTGTTTGGGCAACCTTTTACTACTCTGCACAGAGAGTCCTTAAGGTATCTATGGCAGAGTCAAAGTTTGTGATGTTTATTGGAAAATTTCACTTCTATCTCTATTTTGTAGGTGCACTTATTGCCGTGATCACACTTCTTATGGGTATTACACAAGCAAAAGAGTACGCACAGTTTGAGTGGCCAATTGATATCGTTATTGTATTGATTTGGGTACTTTGGGGTGTTGCAATGTTTGGTCTTATCGGAATCAGAAGAGAGAAAGCACTTTATATCTCTATGTGGTATTACATCGCATGTTTCCTTGGTATTGCTATGCTTTACCTTTTTAATAATATGGCTGTACCTACATACTTCGCTTCTGGTGGTGTTGGTAGCATTATGCACTCTGTTTCTATGTACTCAGGTACAAATGATGCACTTGTACAGTGGTGGTTTGGTCACAATGCAGTCGCATTTGGTTTCACTGTGCCTATCGTTGCAATGATCTACTACTTCCTTCCAAAAGAGTCTGGGCAGGCAGTTTATTCCTATAAACTCTCTCTTCTCTCTTTCTGGGGTCTTATGTTTGTTTACCTCTGGGCTGGTTCGCACCATCTTCTATGGTCAACTGTTCCAGACTGGATGCAGACAATGGGTTCTATTTTCTCTGTTGTTCTCATTCTTCCGTCATGGGGTTCAGCAATTAACATGCTTCTTACGATGAAAGGTGAGTGGAACCAGCTGACTGAGAACCCGCTGATTAAATTCATGGTTCTTGCATCTACGTTCTATATGCTTTCTACACTAGAGGGTCCAATTCAGGCAATCAAATCTGTTAATGCTATTGCGCACTTTACAGATTGGATTCCTGGACATGTTCATGATGGTGTACTTGGTTGGGTTGTATTTATGATTATGGCAGCACTCTTCCATATGGCACCAAGAATGTTCAAAAGAGAGATATACTCTAGGAAGTTAATGGAAGCACAGTTCTGGCTTCAAACTACAGCAGTTGTTCTCTACTTTACCTCTATGTGGATTGCAGGTATCACACAGGGTATGATGTGGAGAGCGGTGGATGAATATGGTAACTTAATGTATTCATTCATTGATACTGTTACAGTGCTTCATCCATACTATGCGATAAGAGCCCTTTCAGGTGTAATGTACCTAATTGGATTCGTTATGTTCGCTTACAATATGATTAAGACTATGACTTCTTCTAGAGAGCTCTCTGAAGAACCACAGTTCAGATCACCTATGGCATAA